TATCATCCTGAATATGAAGCGTATGGGAATTATGTTCCGTCAAACGTTGGTTCAAGGTACGATGCCTTTATTTATATTGAACAGACAAAAGCATTAAAGCCATTATAAAGTAAGCCTACGTTTATCGTATGGCTTGCTATTTTAGGTTCAAATATCTAATTATGTTTTCTTCTTACCTATCTAACTTATTGCATAATTTAAAGTCACCAGTGAACTTGAAGTTTATTACCATTTGGATCATAAAAATGGAAAAAGGCATGACCATTATCTTCTTTTATCTCCTCTACCTTAACTTTATTTTCAATTAAGTGTTGATAAAATTTGAATAGTTCGGGACTGGTAAAGCCAATACTGAATTCTTGTTTATTATCGATTGTAAAATGTGAAAATGTTTCATCTTCAGTAGGAACTAAAATCAGTAAGAACGATCCTTCATTTATTTTTAAAATTGCTCTTTCCTGATTATTGTTTAGTAATTGGAATCCTAATACATCTCTATACCAATGTGCAGATAATTCCAGATGTTTTACAGGAATTCGAATATAGTGTACTTGTTCAATAAATGATTTACTCAAAGCGATTTCTCTCCTTTATTTTATCGGCTACATAAAAGATTTCCATTTCTACTTGCATTTTCCCTTCCGATTATTAAATTAACTAGTCTTTTAATTCCGTATATAACCACTTTTCAATTCCATTTTATTCTATAATAGTAAATATACTCATCTCTATAAAACAGGAGGAACTTATGATTAACGAAGCGACACTGAACCAAGCAACTGCAGCAGCTCAACTTG
This window of the Solibacillus isronensis genome carries:
- a CDS encoding VOC family protein, coding for MSKSFIEQVHYIRIPVKHLELSAHWYRDVLGFQLLNNNQERAILKINEGSFLLILVPTEDETFSHFTIDNKQEFSIGFTSPELFKFYQHLIENKVKVEEIKEDNGHAFFHFYDPNGNKLQVHW